The Sphingobium sp. JS3065 genomic sequence GCGAGCGGCCGAGGGATTCAGCGCTCAGCTTGTCGGCGCTCCAGCCTGGAGGCTTGGCGCAGGGACCGGAAGAAAAATAGGGGCGAGCTGGCTTGGTCGCGGGCTTCGCAGGCGCAATGGTGGCGTCTGCGGCAATCATATCAGTCATGGTATGCGTCTCCTTACAGAGAGCACGCGCGGCGTTGGGACCGCGTGGCCCGCTGGCCGCCCTAAAGATCGCGGAAGAAGAGTCAAGCTGAATGTCTGGATGCGATGAAACGTTGCCGCCGTTAACCCTTGGGCCAGCCGGACGTGGTAAATCATGCCGTCATGATCGAGCGGGTTTGGGGGAATGCGATCCTTCGCGGCATGGGTCTTGCGGCCCTGACGGCGACTGCGCTGACGCTGGCGGGCTGCGGCGGCGACCTGGTGCCGCGCGGGCGCGTGGAGCGGCATTCGAAGCCGGTCCGGACGGCGCGCCCCACCGCGCCGCCGCCGATGGAGTTGCGCCAGTGCATGGCGAAGCTGACATCCCAATCGGTGCTCTTCACCCCCCTGCCCGACCAGAATTTCGGCGGCGGATGCAGCGCGACGGGCAGCGTCAAGCTGATCGATATCGGCGTGCCCGCGACCAATCTGGGTGCGATGACATGTGGCCTTGCCGCCAATTTCGCGGCCTGGGCGCGCTATGGGGTCCAGCCCGCCGCCCGGCTGATCCTGGGAGCGGAGATCGAGCGGATCGAGACGTTCGGCACCTATAATTGCCGACCCATCGCGGGCAGCGGCAAGCTGTCCGAACATGCGCACAGCAACGCGGTCGACGTGTCCGCCTTCGTGCTGAGCGACGGGCGGCGCATTTCCATCGAAAAGGACTGGAACGGCGACAGGCGGACGCGCCAGTTTCTGGAAATCGTCCGCGCCAGCGCCTGCAAGCGGTTCCGCACCGTGCTCAGCCCGGATTACAACGCCGCGCATCACGATCATTTTCACTTCGATATGGGCGGAAAAGGTGGGTTTTGCCGATAAGCGGCTTGGCTTTGTCACCCCGGCATCCTACCTTTCCGGCAATGACCAGAAAAGAAATCGAGGAACGCAAGTTCCGCCCCGCCCGACAGGAAGCAGCCGACGCCCGGCTGAGGACGGAAACCCCGCAGACCAACAGCACCGCCTATCGCCTGGCCTTTCAGGACACGGATTTCCTGCTGCGGGAGGATTTGCGGCCAGTGCGGTTCCAGTTGGAACTGTTGAAGCCCCAATTGCTGATGGATGAGGCGAAGATCGAATCGACCTTCGTCTTCTACGGATCGGCGCGCATCCCCGAACCCGATCAGGCGCAGGTGCGGATCGACGCCGCCCCCACGCCGGAGCAGAAGCGCATCGCCGAAAATCTGGGTCGCAAGGCGCGCTATTATGAGGAGGCGCGCAAGCTGGCGCGGATCGCGGCGCAATATCCGGTGAACGCGGCGGGAGGCCGTCATTTCGTCGTCTGTTCGGGCGGTGGCCCCTCCATCATGGAGGCGGCCAATCGCGGCGCGGCGGATGTCGGCCAGACGACCATCGGCATGAACATCGTCCTGCCGCATGAACAGTCGCCCAATCGCTTCGTCACGCCGGAATTGAGCTTCCAGTTCCACTATTTCGCGCTGCGCAAGATGCATTTCCTGCTGCGGGCGCGGGCGCTGGCGGTGTTTCCGGGCGGCTTCGGCACGTTCGACGAGATGTTCGAACTGTTGACCCTGATCCAGACCGGCAAGATGAAGCCGATCCCGGTGCTGCTGTTCGGCAAGGAGTTCTGGACGCGGGTGGTGGATTTCGAGGCGCTGGCCGACGAAGGCGTGATCTCTCCGTCCGACCTCAACCTGCTGACCTGGGTGGAGACGGCCGAGGATGCGTGGGAGGCGGTGCAGGCCTTCTATCAGGACAGCGAAGTGCCGGGGTTCGGGTAATTCATCCTCGCCCCTTTAACGCCAAGCCTGCCCCCTCTTTCGCCTGACTGGCCGATTTGGGTGGAGAGCGGACGTTCAGTTTCCGTTCGGGCTGAGAGAAGTCGAAGGGCTTCCATGCTTCGCCTCCGCTCAGCAGAGCCCTTCGACTTCGCTCAGGGCGAACGGATATCTAATGTCCGCAACTGGCCATTCCACGACATTTTCGAATTTGTCCACGCGACCTGGTTCCGCCGTCTGATAAATGCACGACCGTCTGAACTTGGGCTCCTGCCTTCGCAGGAGCACGGCGGGGGGATGGGGCTATTGCCCTTGCCCTCCCCGTCGCACGGGACTAGGGCGCGGCCATGCGTCGCGACCTTGCCCATGTCGATACCTGGATCTTCGATCTGGACAATACGCTCTACCCGGCGAAGGCGGACCTGTTCGCGCTGATCGACGTGAAGATGGGCGAGTTCATCCAGGGCCTGCTCGGCTGCGATCCGGTCATCGCCAGGGAAACGCAGAAGCGCTATTTCCTGGAGCATGGCACGACCCTGTCAGGCCTGATGCACCATCACGGGATCGAGCCGCATGCCTTCCTGGACTATGTCCACGATATTTCGATGGACCGGCTGGAGGTCGACGAAGCGCTCAACGCCCATATCGCGGCGCTGCCGGGGCGGCGGCTGATCTTCACCAATGGCGACGGCGCCTATGCGACGCGAGTGCTGGACAGGCTGGGCCTGACCGGCGCGTTTGAGCTGATCCACGACATCCACGCCTGCCAATATGTGCCCAAGCCCGATCCGTCGGGCTATGCGGAACTGTGCCGGATGCATGCGGTCGATCCGGCCCGCGCCGCCTTTTTCGAGGATATGGCCCGCAACCTCAAGCCCGCCAAGGCGATCGGCATGACCACCATCTGGGTCAATAACGGCTCCGAAGCGGGCGATCACGAGCATCATCCCGATTTCATCGATTTCGAAACCGACCATCTGACGCCGTTTCTGGCGGATATCTTTGGGGAACAGCCATGAGCAACGAACTGATCGCGACCATCGACGCCGCCTGGGAGGACCGGGCCAATGTGAACCTGTCGACGCAGGGTGCGGTGCGCCAGGCGGTCGACAAGGCGCTGTCGATGCTGGACAGCGGCGAACTGCGCGTGGCCGAACCGACCGGTGCCGAGGGTTCGGGGGGCTGGCAGGTCAATCAGTGGGCGAAGAAGGCGGTGCTGCTGTCCTTCCGCCTGAACGACAATGTCATGATCGACAATGGGCCGGGCGCGGGCCATTGGTGGGACAAGGTGCCGAGCAAGTTCGCCGGATGGGACGAGGCCGCCTTCCGCGCCGCCGGGTTCCGCGCCGTGCCGGGCAGCTTCGCCCGCGCCGGTTCGCACATCGCGAAGAATGTGATCCTGATGCCCAGCTTCGTGAACATCGGCGCGTTCGTGGATGAAGGCACGATGGTCGATACCTGGGTGACGGTGGGTAGCTGCGCGCAGATCGGCAAGAATGTCCATCTGTCGGGCGGCGTCGGCATCGGCGGCGTGCTGGAGCCGTTGCAGGCCGATCCGGTGATCATCGAGGATGACTGCTTCATCGGCGCCCGTTCCGAAGTGGTGGAAGGCGTGCGCATCGGCAAGGGTTCGGTGCTGTCGATGGGCGTGTTCATCGGCCAGTCGACCAAGATTATCGACCGCGCCACCGGCGAAGTCTTCATGGGCGAAGTGCCGCCCTATTCGGTGGTCGTGCCGGGGTCGCTGCCCGGCAAGCCGCTGCCCGACGGCACGCCGGGGCCGAGCCTCTATTGCGCGGTGATCGTGAAGCGGGTCGACGCGCAGACGCGGTCGAAGACCGGGATCAACGAACTGCTGCGGGATTGACTCGCTGATTGCTCCCCTCCCTTTCAAGGGAGGGGTTGGGGGTGGGTCGCGAGCGGAGCGAGCGTTGCGCCGACCGGGAGGTTGCGGGCGACCGCTTCGCGGCCGCACCCACCCCTTCCCCCTCCCTGGAAGGGAGGGGCTTATAAGTGGCATTTGGCGCAGGCTCGCCCTACATAACCCCCATGCCGCCATCCACGCCCGACAATAGCCCCCTTCCGCCCGTCTGGGCGACGATGCGGCGTTTCCTCCCCTATCTCTGGCCCGCCGACGCCCCTGCGCTGCGGCGGCGCGTCGCCATCGCCATGGCGCTGGTGCTGATTGCGAAGGTCGTCAGCCTCGCCATGCCCTTCGCCTATAAGGGCGCGATCGACCGCATGACGCCGGGCATGGAATCAGGCGCGGGCCTGGCCGTCGCGCTGGTCGTCGCCTATGCGGGCGCGCGCTTCGGCAGCGTGCTGTTCGACAATCTGCGCAACGCCATTTTCGAACGGGTCGGGCAGGAAGCCGGGCGGCGGCTGGCCGATGACGTGTTCGTCCACCTGCACCGGCTGTCGCTGCGCTTCCATCTGGACCGGCGCACCGGGGCCGTCACCAAGATCGTGGAGCGCGGCACGAAGAGCATCGACACGATGCTCTATTTCCTGCTGTTCAACATCGCGCCGACGGTGCTGGAACTGGCGGCGGTCTGCGTCATCTTCTTCGTGAAATTCGGCCCCGGACTGGTCGCGGCGACGCTGGCGATGGTGGCGCTCTATATCTGGTTCACCCGGATGATCACCGAATGGCGCAACCAGCTTCGGCGCGACATGGTGGACATGGACACCAACGCCGTCGCCCATGCCGTCGACAGCCTGCTGAATTTCGAGACGGTCAAATATTTCGGCGCGGAGGAGCGCGAAGCGGCCCGCTATGCCAAGGCGATGCGGCGCTATGCCAATGCGGCGGTCAAGTCGGAGAACAGCCTGGCCTGGCTCAATATCGGCCAGTCGCTGATCACCAACCTGATGATGGCGGGGGCGATGGGCTATACCGTCTGGGGGTGGAGCCGGGGACAGTTCTCGACCGGCGACGTGGTGCTGGTGAACACGCTGCTGAGCCAGCTTTTCCGGCCATTGGACTTGCTGGGGATGGTCTATCGCACGATCCGGCAGGGGCTGATCGACATGGAGGCGATGTACAGGCTGATCGATACGCAGGCGGAGATCGCCGACGCGCCGGCCGCGCCGATGCTGCATGTGGAGGCGGGCGAAGTGCGTTTCGACCATGTGCATTTCGGTTACGATCCGGAACGCGAGATATTGCACGGGGTCAGCTTCACCGTGCCGGCGGGCAGGACATTGGCCATCGTCGGGCCTTCGGGCGCGGGCAAATCGACCATCGCGCGGCTGCTGTTCCGCTTCTACGACATTCAGGGCGGGCGGATCAGCATCGACGGGCAGGACATATCCGGCGTGACCCAGGCTTCGTTGCGTTCGACCATCGGGATCGTGCCGCAGGACATGGTGCTGTTCAACGATACGGTCGGCTATAATATCGGCTATGGCCGCGAAGGGGCGACGCAGGAAGAGATTGAGGCGGCGGCCAGGGCGGCGGCCATCCACGACTTCATCATGGGCCTGCCGCAGGGCTATGACACGCGGGTGGGCGAGCGGGGGCTGAAGCTTTCCGGGGGCGAGAAGCAGCGGGTGGCTATTGCCCGGACTTTGCTGAAAGACCCGCCGGTGCTGGTGCTGGACGAGGCGACCAGCGCGCTCGACAGCCGGACGGAGACGGAAATCCAGGACGTGCTGCGCAGCATAGCGCGCAAGCGGACGACCTTGATCGTCGCGCATCGGCTGTCCACCGTGGTCGACGCGGACGAGATCATCGTCATGGAGAAAGGGCGCATCGTCGAGCGCGGGCGGCACGGCGATCTGGTGCGGGCGGATGGGCTATACGCCGCCATGTGGGCGCGGCAGGCAACCGAGCGGAACGATATGCCGGTCGAGCCGGGGATCGAGGATATGTTCGAAGTGGTGGAAGCGCCCGGCGGCAGGGCGTGACTTGTCCAATTCCTTCCCATCGGGAGATGGGCAGGATTTAGACCTCCGTTGATTTTATACGCTTTTGCGTCTATTCTCCCCCTTGCGGACCGGGCCCCTCTGGCGCGCTTTTCCCAGCGCGTGATGTCGGACCGCATCGGACTATCCGATGCGATTGACGGCATGGCTTGATCCCTTTCCATCCATCGCAACGGATTCTCCGATCGACTTTTGTCGTTGAACGAGAGGAGCATAGCGCATGGAATTTCTCTTCACGGACTGGCTGGGGACACCGGCCTGGTTCTGGCTCGCCTTTTTCGCCATCGTCGTGGCGCTGACGGCGTTCGACCTCGGTTTCCTGCACAAGGAGAATAAGGAAATCGGCATCAGGGAGAGCCTGAAACTCTCCATTTTCTACGTCGGCATCGCCTGCGCTTTCGGCGCCTGGGTCTGGTTCGTGCGCGGGCCGGAGCCGGGGATGCAATATTTTACCGGTTTCTTCATCGAGAAGGCGCTGTCGATCGACAATGTCTTCGTCATCAGTCTGATCT encodes the following:
- a CDS encoding extensin family protein, producing MIERVWGNAILRGMGLAALTATALTLAGCGGDLVPRGRVERHSKPVRTARPTAPPPMELRQCMAKLTSQSVLFTPLPDQNFGGGCSATGSVKLIDIGVPATNLGAMTCGLAANFAAWARYGVQPAARLILGAEIERIETFGTYNCRPIAGSGKLSEHAHSNAVDVSAFVLSDGRRISIEKDWNGDRRTRQFLEIVRASACKRFRTVLSPDYNAAHHDHFHFDMGGKGGFCR
- a CDS encoding TIGR00730 family Rossman fold protein codes for the protein MTRKEIEERKFRPARQEAADARLRTETPQTNSTAYRLAFQDTDFLLREDLRPVRFQLELLKPQLLMDEAKIESTFVFYGSARIPEPDQAQVRIDAAPTPEQKRIAENLGRKARYYEEARKLARIAAQYPVNAAGGRHFVVCSGGGPSIMEAANRGAADVGQTTIGMNIVLPHEQSPNRFVTPELSFQFHYFALRKMHFLLRARALAVFPGGFGTFDEMFELLTLIQTGKMKPIPVLLFGKEFWTRVVDFEALADEGVISPSDLNLLTWVETAEDAWEAVQAFYQDSEVPGFG
- a CDS encoding pyrimidine 5'-nucleotidase; this translates as MRRDLAHVDTWIFDLDNTLYPAKADLFALIDVKMGEFIQGLLGCDPVIARETQKRYFLEHGTTLSGLMHHHGIEPHAFLDYVHDISMDRLEVDEALNAHIAALPGRRLIFTNGDGAYATRVLDRLGLTGAFELIHDIHACQYVPKPDPSGYAELCRMHAVDPARAAFFEDMARNLKPAKAIGMTTIWVNNGSEAGDHEHHPDFIDFETDHLTPFLADIFGEQP
- the dapD gene encoding 2,3,4,5-tetrahydropyridine-2,6-dicarboxylate N-succinyltransferase, which encodes MSNELIATIDAAWEDRANVNLSTQGAVRQAVDKALSMLDSGELRVAEPTGAEGSGGWQVNQWAKKAVLLSFRLNDNVMIDNGPGAGHWWDKVPSKFAGWDEAAFRAAGFRAVPGSFARAGSHIAKNVILMPSFVNIGAFVDEGTMVDTWVTVGSCAQIGKNVHLSGGVGIGGVLEPLQADPVIIEDDCFIGARSEVVEGVRIGKGSVLSMGVFIGQSTKIIDRATGEVFMGEVPPYSVVVPGSLPGKPLPDGTPGPSLYCAVIVKRVDAQTRSKTGINELLRD
- a CDS encoding ABCB family ABC transporter ATP-binding protein/permease, with the translated sequence MPPSTPDNSPLPPVWATMRRFLPYLWPADAPALRRRVAIAMALVLIAKVVSLAMPFAYKGAIDRMTPGMESGAGLAVALVVAYAGARFGSVLFDNLRNAIFERVGQEAGRRLADDVFVHLHRLSLRFHLDRRTGAVTKIVERGTKSIDTMLYFLLFNIAPTVLELAAVCVIFFVKFGPGLVAATLAMVALYIWFTRMITEWRNQLRRDMVDMDTNAVAHAVDSLLNFETVKYFGAEEREAARYAKAMRRYANAAVKSENSLAWLNIGQSLITNLMMAGAMGYTVWGWSRGQFSTGDVVLVNTLLSQLFRPLDLLGMVYRTIRQGLIDMEAMYRLIDTQAEIADAPAAPMLHVEAGEVRFDHVHFGYDPEREILHGVSFTVPAGRTLAIVGPSGAGKSTIARLLFRFYDIQGGRISIDGQDISGVTQASLRSTIGIVPQDMVLFNDTVGYNIGYGREGATQEEIEAAARAAAIHDFIMGLPQGYDTRVGERGLKLSGGEKQRVAIARTLLKDPPVLVLDEATSALDSRTETEIQDVLRSIARKRTTLIVAHRLSTVVDADEIIVMEKGRIVERGRHGDLVRADGLYAAMWARQATERNDMPVEPGIEDMFEVVEAPGGRA